A single window of Micrococcaceae bacterium Sec5.1 DNA harbors:
- a CDS encoding Gfo/Idh/MocA family oxidoreductase, with protein sequence MKLRFALIGAGFIGSVHATNLAAHPGIDFRLVYDVDQQRAQSLAAAHGAAVAAALDEVFDASAIDAVFIASSTDTHAGHLRRAAAAGIAVLCEKPIDLDLAHARDVASFAQETGVPVMVDFNRRFDRDYAELKRVVDSGRIGKVELIQLTSRGPSMPPLSYIATSGGQMRDQTVHFFDLARWLSGLDPVEVFATGSALAEPGIVKYDDVDTSAVTLRLPGGALVQIDSVRRTGYGYDERIEIMGSTGMVEARRHRNGAVSRYSGGSVVDDGLHPGWFERVQPTYAAALAAFVSSLQGGSDSMPSLEDGLKAQAIAEAAVISLRSGRMEPIKY encoded by the coding sequence ATGAAGCTCCGTTTCGCGCTCATCGGGGCCGGCTTCATTGGCTCCGTCCACGCCACAAACCTCGCCGCCCATCCCGGCATCGATTTTCGCCTCGTCTACGACGTCGACCAGCAACGCGCGCAGTCCCTGGCCGCCGCGCACGGGGCTGCTGTAGCCGCGGCCTTAGACGAAGTTTTCGATGCTTCGGCGATTGACGCCGTCTTCATCGCCTCCTCCACGGACACGCACGCCGGGCACCTCCGCCGCGCTGCCGCCGCCGGCATCGCAGTGCTCTGCGAGAAGCCGATCGACCTGGACCTCGCCCACGCCCGCGATGTCGCTTCGTTCGCGCAGGAGACTGGCGTTCCGGTGATGGTCGACTTCAATCGCCGGTTCGATCGCGATTACGCCGAGCTCAAGCGCGTGGTGGATTCAGGCCGGATCGGCAAAGTGGAGCTGATCCAGCTGACATCGCGTGGCCCCTCCATGCCTCCCTTGTCCTATATCGCCACCTCAGGCGGCCAGATGCGTGACCAGACCGTGCACTTCTTCGATCTCGCGCGCTGGCTCAGCGGTCTTGACCCGGTAGAGGTCTTCGCCACGGGTTCGGCTTTGGCGGAGCCCGGCATCGTGAAGTACGACGACGTCGACACGTCCGCGGTCACGTTGCGGCTGCCCGGAGGTGCTTTGGTGCAGATCGATTCTGTGCGCCGGACTGGATATGGATACGACGAACGCATTGAAATCATGGGCTCAACCGGGATGGTGGAGGCCCGTCGTCACAGGAACGGTGCAGTTTCCCGGTACAGCGGTGGCTCCGTAGTGGACGATGGGCTGCATCCCGGGTGGTTCGAACGGGTGCAACCGACGTATGCCGCGGCACTCGCCGCTTTCGTCTCTTCCTTGCAGGGAGGATCGGATTCCATGCCGTCGCTGGAAGATGGACTCAAGGCCCAGGCCATAGCCGAAGCTGCGGTTATCTCCCTTCGCAGCGGCCGCATGGAACCGATCAAGTACTGA
- a CDS encoding TIM barrel protein: protein MSFRLAVCAEMVYGDLPLIDRVRRIHDQGFEVELWDTRGRDIAALAATGAKFSSMSGYFCGSVIDPSTAHEVLASAEKLIPTALELGVERMVVHPGELGEGGRAVRPLHRSTGEMWLTGLRTLEQLAELGQKHGIVFALENLNTILDHPGIPLARAKDTLALVTAVNHPNVKMMLDLYHAQIGEGNLIELVRSAQPYTGEIQIADVPGRFEPGTGEINYPAIAKALRDAGYTGVIGMEASAIGGQGIQAGDAALAAFRASFSPN, encoded by the coding sequence ATGAGCTTCCGTTTGGCCGTCTGCGCGGAGATGGTTTACGGCGATTTGCCTTTGATCGATCGTGTGCGCCGCATTCACGATCAAGGTTTCGAAGTGGAGCTCTGGGACACCCGCGGCCGGGACATCGCAGCCCTCGCAGCAACCGGCGCCAAGTTCTCCTCCATGAGTGGCTACTTCTGCGGCAGCGTCATTGATCCCAGCACTGCGCATGAAGTTCTGGCCTCCGCTGAGAAGCTGATCCCCACGGCACTGGAGCTCGGCGTCGAACGCATGGTGGTTCATCCTGGCGAACTCGGTGAAGGCGGGCGGGCTGTTCGTCCGCTCCACCGGTCCACCGGCGAGATGTGGTTGACGGGCCTCCGAACCTTGGAACAGCTGGCTGAACTGGGCCAAAAGCACGGCATCGTGTTTGCGCTGGAAAATCTGAACACAATCCTGGACCACCCCGGCATTCCCTTGGCGCGCGCAAAGGACACACTGGCGCTGGTCACAGCTGTGAACCACCCCAACGTGAAGATGATGCTGGATCTCTACCACGCACAGATCGGCGAGGGGAACCTTATTGAGCTCGTGCGCTCAGCCCAGCCTTATACGGGCGAGATCCAGATTGCCGACGTGCCGGGCCGCTTTGAACCAGGGACCGGCGAGATCAACTACCCGGCCATCGCCAAAGCACTGCGCGACGCCGGGTACACGGGAGTGATTGGCATGGAGGCCAGTGCAATCGGTGGTCAGGGCATCCAGGCGGGCGACGCAGCGTTGGCAGCCTTCCGCGCGTCGTTCTCACCCAACTGA
- a CDS encoding Gfo/Idh/MocA family oxidoreductase — protein sequence MTYLQHPVIEDRPVRIAVIGAGWIGAFHAESIALRIPNARLEAIADPVLPAVEALASRLGVTKISTDVADVLADPDVDAVLIATPLRFHSELIAAAAKAGKDVFCEKPGGRSIAELDSAVEAAASAGVVLRFGFNRRYSTDFSAARKLIDDGMVGVPQLLRSLTRDPGTEAGISNPERIAPGTIFLETLIHDFDTLNWLNPGAVPVKVHAVADALVAPDAKAGGLLDTAVVTVTYSNGAIAVAEANFNALYGYDVRGEVFGSAGMVTAGSPQATNATSYTAAGIGSDTARLNIDLFHDAYTAELAHFADDVAARRGKVNQRTTAGTPAAVVAAPGGVDARNALAVALAAFKSAQTGLPVEVSSIADLRPAETHSTAQLQAAGQGA from the coding sequence ATGACGTACCTTCAGCACCCGGTCATCGAGGACCGGCCTGTCCGCATCGCCGTGATCGGCGCCGGATGGATCGGCGCATTCCACGCCGAATCCATCGCCCTGAGGATCCCGAACGCACGGTTGGAAGCCATCGCTGATCCAGTCCTGCCTGCCGTGGAAGCCCTCGCGAGCCGCCTCGGCGTTACCAAAATCAGCACCGATGTTGCCGACGTCCTTGCCGATCCGGACGTGGACGCAGTACTTATCGCCACTCCCCTGCGCTTCCATTCCGAGCTGATCGCCGCTGCGGCCAAAGCCGGGAAGGACGTGTTCTGCGAAAAGCCTGGCGGGCGGAGCATCGCCGAACTCGACTCCGCCGTCGAAGCGGCGGCGAGTGCCGGCGTCGTGCTCCGTTTTGGTTTCAACCGCCGCTACTCAACGGATTTCTCGGCCGCCCGGAAGCTGATCGACGACGGCATGGTCGGAGTTCCGCAGCTGCTCCGCTCCCTCACGCGCGATCCCGGCACGGAAGCAGGCATCAGCAACCCGGAGAGGATCGCCCCCGGCACCATCTTCCTGGAAACCCTCATCCACGATTTCGACACCCTGAACTGGCTGAATCCCGGGGCGGTCCCCGTGAAAGTCCATGCAGTCGCGGATGCCTTGGTTGCCCCCGATGCGAAGGCCGGTGGCCTGCTGGACACCGCGGTCGTCACTGTCACGTACAGCAACGGCGCCATTGCTGTAGCGGAAGCCAACTTCAACGCCCTCTACGGTTACGACGTCCGCGGCGAAGTGTTCGGCTCTGCCGGCATGGTCACGGCCGGTAGCCCACAGGCCACCAACGCCACGAGCTACACAGCCGCCGGCATCGGGTCAGACACCGCCCGCCTGAACATCGACCTCTTCCATGACGCCTACACGGCAGAGCTGGCCCACTTCGCGGACGACGTCGCCGCACGCCGCGGCAAGGTCAATCAACGCACGACGGCGGGAACCCCTGCCGCCGTTGTCGCTGCTCCCGGTGGCGTGGACGCCCGCAACGCCCTGGCGGTTGCCTTGGCCGCTTTCAAGTCAGCCCAGACGGGGCTTCCCGTCGAGGTGTCCTCGATCGCGGACCTTCGTCCAGCCGAAACGCATTCAACAGCACAGCTTCAGGCCGCAGGGCAGGGAGCATGA